CCACATAGTAGGCATCTTCGAAAAGACAAACATGACTGCACCGTAATTTCAAACCGATGACCTAGGACGTAATATTCCGATCCCTTACCTACTCGTCGCCAATAATTTCGGGCTGAGTCAGTTCATCGGACATCTCGATAATGGCACGAATCACAGGCTTCATCTTGGGATCATCAATACTGTCGAAATCCTCATAACGGCGACGTTGCGCGCGATTTGCCACCTGCACCGTGATGCGATAGCGGTTGGAGGCAGCATTCACCAAATCTTCAGCCCGACGCGCTAACTGAGTCGGATCAACAGCGGAGCGTTTCGTAATGCGCATAGCTTGCTCTGTAGTTACCAATGGAAGGTTATCCTCCCTAGTGTATCAAGACTTTACAGTGGGGGTGGCTCAATATCCGGGAAGTCTGAAACAGCGTGAACCGAGGGACGACGTTTAGGGGCAGTATTGAAGCAAGGAGCTTGAAACACCATCAGACTGACGGGGAGTGCGGCGTGGGAATCATGAAAACCGAACCGCAGCCGAATAAAAATCAGGGGTTTACAAATATCCATATAAGTTTAAATTGGTAGGATACGCAAAGCGCGTGCCCAGTGGTGGTGGAGTCATTCACAACAGTTATGCAAACTTTGATTCATCCTAATTATGGGCGATCGCCCGCTGTAGCACGTTTAGAACCCTTACGGATTGTCGCGATCGGAGACAGCCTTGTATACGGGTTCGGTGATCCAGAGGGCGGCGGATGGGTAGAACGCCTGCGTCGTCACTGGATGGATCCGCAAAGTGCCGGACACATTCTCTACAACCTTGGTGTGCGAGGCGATGGAGTGAATCAAGTCTCGCAGCGGCTAGAACAAGAGTTTCGCTACCGGGGAGAGTTGCGCCATCGTGTCCCCGATGCCCTGATTTTATCGTTCGGAATTAACGACTCTGCCCGTGTTGGCAAACCGACAGGGCGGCATCTGGTACCGATGGATGAATTTAAGCAGAGTTTGGATGCCTTGCTAGACCATGCGCAAGCCCTATGTCCTGTCCTCTTTGTGGGAATGCCGCCCGTTGATGAGCATCGCATGCCATTTGCAGAGGTTTTGTATTATTCCCATGCTGATCAGCGTCAATATAAGCACGTTACGAAAGACGCTTGTAACCTTCGGGGTATTCCCTATCTTGATATTTACGACCAGTGGATAGCGCAGGGTGAGTGCTGGTGGCGATCGCGCCTTTCCGCCGATGGCATTCATCCAAACGTCGCAGGCTATACGTCCCTGTTGGAAGCGTTTATGGGTTGGGACGCTGCCGCCCCTTGGCTGCAAATGCCCGTTCAGATGGTTGCGAGTTGATGAGCGATCTGGCCTAGTGTTTAGGGCTTACACTCTTCATCTTTAGCATTCCGCGTTGCACCTAGAAGCGTTTGAATTACTACGCAGCGTTTCTGTCCAGTGACGTTGGGCTGGGCGTCAGGAGAGGGGGCGGTGACAGATACGTAAATGGGCAGATCGTAGTCATTGTCTTGCAGAAAATCTGCATCGATATTGCCTTGTCCAGTAAATCGAATTTCGTCTACAGAGGTGTTGTCCGCGTCTACGGCGTTTAGCTGGATCAGTCCTGGCTTGCTGTCAGCACCTCCCAGGGTTTCAACAGACCGAGCATCAGGATCGATACTGAGTCTCCCAAAGCGGACAACGGGAGGATCGGCATCGTTTGGATTGATCTCAATCGTGTGGGGACGCCGACTTTTGGCAGCGTCTGATTGAGTGACCCGAAACGATTCCAAGAAAACGTTGGCGCTATCGGA
Above is a genomic segment from Synechococcales cyanobacterium T60_A2020_003 containing:
- a CDS encoding prepilin-type N-terminal cleavage/methylation domain-containing protein; translated protein: MKPLLRVLLLKASKANSTAGFSLMELLATLVIIGILAAIAGPSWSTYLNSRRASDSANVFLESFRVTQSDAAKSRRPHTIEINPNDADPPVVRFGRLSIDPDARSVETLGGADSKPGLIQLNAVDADNTSVDEIRFTGQGNIDADFLQDNDYDLPIYVSVTAPSPDAQPNVTGQKRCVVIQTLLGATRNAKDEECKP
- a CDS encoding DNA-directed RNA polymerase subunit omega, which codes for MRITKRSAVDPTQLARRAEDLVNAASNRYRITVQVANRAQRRRYEDFDSIDDPKMKPVIRAIIEMSDELTQPEIIGDE
- a CDS encoding G-D-S-L family lipolytic protein; this encodes MQTLIHPNYGRSPAVARLEPLRIVAIGDSLVYGFGDPEGGGWVERLRRHWMDPQSAGHILYNLGVRGDGVNQVSQRLEQEFRYRGELRHRVPDALILSFGINDSARVGKPTGRHLVPMDEFKQSLDALLDHAQALCPVLFVGMPPVDEHRMPFAEVLYYSHADQRQYKHVTKDACNLRGIPYLDIYDQWIAQGECWWRSRLSADGIHPNVAGYTSLLEAFMGWDAAAPWLQMPVQMVAS